In the genome of Curtobacterium sp. MCLR17_036, the window GGACCATGACGCCGAGCCCGAGGCCGAGCAGCCCCATGAGCGCCTGGGTCAGCATGAGCGTGCGCCGTCGGTCGAAGCGGTCGGCGACGAGTCCGGTCAGTGGCAGGAGCAGCAGCTGCGGGCCGAACTGCAGCGCCATCGTGATGCCCACCGCGACGGCGTCGTCGTCGGAGAGCTGCGTGAGGACGATCCAGTCCTGGGCGGTGCGCTGCATCCAGGTGCCGACGTTGGACACCAGGGCGCCGGCGAACCAGATGCGGTAGTTGCGGCCGGCGAGGGATCGGAACATGGCGCTCACGACTGGGCCAGCCTCCTCATGATCTCGGTGGCGTCGGCGAGGGTCGCCCGCTCGGCGGGGGTGAGTGCGGCGAGCCGCGGGGTGAGCCAGCCGTCGCGGCGTCGTCGGGTCTCCTCGACCAGGGCGGCTCCGGTGGGCGTCGCGCCGAGCACCACCTTGCGGCGGTCGTCGTCGTGGCTGCCCTTCGAGACGAGTCCGCGCTCGAGGAGCACCGCGACGGTCCGGGTCATCGACGGCGGGGTGACGCCGTCCTGGCGGCTGAGCTCGGCGAGCGTCATCGCGCCGTCGCGGTGCAGTCGTGCGAGGGCGGAGAACTGGGCGTCGGTGACGGCGGCGTCGGCCTTCTGCGCGCGGAGCGTCCGGGACAGCCGGTTCACGGCGATGCGGAGGTCGGTGGCGTCGGTCACGGGTCGTTAGTCTAGCTCATTAGTTCAGCGAACGAACTGCTTGTCGGCCCACCGGTCCGGGAGGCGACCTGGTCGACGGCGGCAGCTCCGCACACTGACGCGCGCCGCGCGGTGGTCGGACGGGAGGCCCGCCCAGCGTGCGCCGGTCGGCTCGCGTTCGACGGGCCTCCTGTCCGTCAGTGCCGCGCGTCCGTCAGCGAGGCACCCGTCAGGATCGCGTCGTGGGGGAGCAGGGCGTGCACGCCCCAGGTGCGGTTCGCGACCTGCGTCACCCGCATGCTCACCGCGACGCTCGCCATGGCGAGCGCCTCGGCACGGCTGGTGCCGTGCAGCGCGACGATCCAGTCGACCATGCGGTCGAGGGCCGTCGCGGTCGCGGCGTTCAGGTCGGCGTCGAAGCCGAAGGTGATCCGGCCCGCCGGGGTGTCCGCGTGCACGCCCTCGACCGGAGCCGTGTCGAGGAGCGTGAGCGTCATCGTCGTGGTCATGCCGCACTCGACGGCGGTGCCGGAGACCTCGCCGTCGCCCTGCGCCGCGTGCCCGTCGCCGACGGACAGCAGTGCGTCCGGCACCGTGACCGGCAGGTACAGGGTCGAGCCGGCGACGAGCTCGCGGCAGTCGATGTTCCCGCCGCCGAGCGGTCGCGGCGGGATCGTGGAGTGCTCGCCCGCGGGTTCCGGCGGGAGCCCGACGACGCCGAGGAACGGCGCGGTCCGGACCCCCAGCCCGAGCTGGTTCACGGCGACGCCCCGCTCCGGGTCGATGTCCCAGAGGAGCGGACCGCGGGACGCCGGGTCGGTCAGCCCGAGCGCCCGGTTCACCGGGGTGTCCACCCCGCCGGAGCCGGTGTAGCCCCAGTCGTCCGGCACGAGGTCGTCGAACCGGACCGCGAGGACCGCCCCCGGCCGCGCGCCCGTGACCGCGATCGGGCCGACCAGGCAGTGGCCGCGGCGCGGGTCGATGAGCGTCGGGGCGTCGACGCCCGGTGCCGGCTGCCGCTCCGTGTACCCGGCGGCGCTCAGGGTGTGGACGGTGACGGTGTCACCCGGGGCGACGGTGAGCACCGGCCGGCGCTCGGCGGTCAGGACGTCGACGGCGGAGTCGGCGGTGGACTCGAGGCGGTGGGT includes:
- a CDS encoding acetamidase/formamidase family protein, with protein sequence MPTTHRLESTADSAVDVLTAERRPVLTVAPGDTVTVHTLSAAGYTERQPAPGVDAPTLIDPRRGHCLVGPIAVTGARPGAVLAVRFDDLVPDDWGYTGSGGVDTPVNRALGLTDPASRGPLLWDIDPERGVAVNQLGLGVRTAPFLGVVGLPPEPAGEHSTIPPRPLGGGNIDCRELVAGSTLYLPVTVPDALLSVGDGHAAQGDGEVSGTAVECGMTTTMTLTLLDTAPVEGVHADTPAGRITFGFDADLNAATATALDRMVDWIVALHGTSRAEALAMASVAVSMRVTQVANRTWGVHALLPHDAILTGASLTDARH
- a CDS encoding MarR family transcriptional regulator, giving the protein MTDATDLRIAVNRLSRTLRAQKADAAVTDAQFSALARLHRDGAMTLAELSRQDGVTPPSMTRTVAVLLERGLVSKGSHDDDRRKVVLGATPTGAALVEETRRRRDGWLTPRLAALTPAERATLADATEIMRRLAQS